One Setaria italica strain Yugu1 chromosome I, Setaria_italica_v2.0, whole genome shotgun sequence DNA window includes the following coding sequences:
- the LOC101781401 gene encoding E3 ubiquitin-protein ligase RNF181, with translation MDIAQGQGYPLEIIIITDDSTPMPTGRRARHDIPAWVHWPEFYPRRASSEAPRSSKRARVAATEDAILGLQEVTGRSGDECAICLQDFRAEETLRAMPCSHAFHQHCISQWLRRNAVCPLCRHELTATPTPEEKEEDGGGGTPTPEEDREEERERDGRPFAIFSAF, from the coding sequence ATGGACATTGCGCAAGGCCAAGGTTACCCGCTGGAGATAATAATTATTACTGATGATAGTACCCCGATGCCCACCGGCAGGCGAGCTCGCCACGACATTCCCGCATGGGTGCATTGGCCGGAATTTTATCCCCGGAGGGCGAGCTCGGAAGCCCCCCGCAGCAGCAAGCGCGCTCGCGTCGCCGCCACCGAGGATGCCATCCTGGGCCTGCAGGAGGTGACGGGTCGCTCGGGGGACGAGTGCGCCATCTGCCTGCAGGACTTCCGCGCCGAGGAGACGCTCAGGGCGATGCCCTGCTCCCACGCCTTCCACCAACACTGCATCTCCCAGTGGCTCCGCCGCAACGCCGTCTGCCCTCTCTGCCGCCACGAGCTGACCGCTACTCCCACGCcggaggagaaagaggaggacggcggcggcggcactccgACGCCCGAGGAGGacagggaggaggagcgggagcgcgACGGGAGACCTTTCGCTATTTTTTCTGCCTTCTAG
- the LOC111257982 gene encoding UBP1-associated proteins 1A-like → MGRKRKRPRKVEPPAERVHRESTGEEVDGEDSVTTNPPMAGPSVSVEREEVSEAAAAEEDEDIGELLEPFTRDELLELLTDACLRSPALLARVAASAASDAAPRRLFVHGLGPGATSAALAAAFAPFGAFDECHAVADRATGRCRGYGFLAALGPVARSSSSDRKLFVDNVPERAAHDDLRGLFSKFGEIEEGPLGADRATGLFRGYAIFLYKTPEGLRKALEEPTKVFDGCELQCRRAYRGSNPKHAAATPTDTGVQSNGGAVTAVLSSVQAKDLALTSKPSLLQLNQSVGLKAKGSSSATAIALFRQNVPAGGAGILGAAPVTTAVSSSLVHGTSSTPPSHCGAAIGHVGLNDAARAGASPMVSVIGSNNSASSLQVQGLGAAKNTMPPSLHPGQLSTRPGLIQHYLGR, encoded by the exons ATGGGTCGGAAGCGGAAGCGGCCCCGCAAGGTCGAGCCGCCGGCGGAGCGAGTCCATCGGGAGTCGACCGGCGAAGAAGTCGACGGCGAGGACTCCGTGACGACGAACCCACCAATGGCGGGGCCTTCGGTTTCCGTCGAGCGCGAGGAAGTGTcggaggcggctgcggcggaggaggacgaagatATCGGCGAGCTACTGGAGCCGTTCACCAGGGACGAGCTCCTGGAGCTCCTCACGGACGCCTGCCTCCGGAGCCCCGCCCTCCTCGCCCGcgtcgcggcctccgccgcctccgacgcTGCGCCCCGGCGCCTCTTCGTGCACGGCCTCGGCCCGGGCGCTACCTCCGCAGCGCTGGCCGCCGCATTCGCCCCCTTCGGCGCGTTCGACGAGtgccacgccgtcgccgaccgCGCCACGGGCCGCTGCCGAGGCTACGGCTTC CTCGCCGCCCTCGGCCCCGTCGCacggtcctcctcctccgaccgcAAGCTTTTCGTCGACAACGTGCCCGAGCGCGCCGCGCACGACGACCTGAGGGGGCTCTTTTCAAAATTCGGCGAGATCGAGGAGGGACCCCTCGGCGCCGACCGGGCCACAGGGCTCTTCCGCGGGTACGCCATCTTCTTGTACAAGACGCCCGAGGGGCTCAGGAAGGCCCTCGAGGAGCCCACCAAGGTGTTCGACGGGTGCGAGCTCCAGTGCCGGCGCGCATACAGGGGGAGCAATCCGAAGCATGCTGCCGCCACACCCACAGACACAGGTGTGCAGAGCAATGGTGGCGCCGTTACCGCGGTATTGTCCTCAGTCCAGGCCAAAGACCTTGCATTGACATCCAAGCCCTCGCTGCTTCAGTTGAATCAGTCGGTTGGGCTGAAGGCGAAGGGGAGTAGCTCAGCCACGGCCATAGCTCTCTTTCGTCAGAATGTCcctgctggtggtgctggtaTCCTTGGTGCGGCCCCTGTCACCACGGCTGTGTCCTCTTCGCTGGTTCATGGCACATCAAGCACACCACCAAGTCATTGTGGGGCTGCAATTGGGCATGTTGGATTGAATGACGCTGCTAGAGCTGGTGCATCACCCATGGTGTCTGTAATTGGGTCGAACAATTCAGCATCATCTCTTCAGGTCCAGGGACTGGGAGCTGCAAAGAATACCATGCCACCTTCTTTGCATCCTGGTCAGTTGTCGACTAGGCCTGGCTTGATACAGCACTACCTGGGAAGATAG
- the LOC101755721 gene encoding protein FLOWERING LOCUS T, which yields MSRDPLVVGNVVGDILDPFIKSASLRILYNNRELTNGSELKPSQVVNEPRIEIAGRDMRTLYTLVMVDPDSPSPSNPTKREYLHWLVTDIPESTNVSFGNEVVSYESPKPTAGIHRFVFILFRQSVRQTIYAPGWRPNFNTRDFSALYNLGPPVASVFFNCQRENGCGGRRYIR from the exons ATGTCAAGGGACCCACTTGTCGTTGGAAACGTAGTTGGAGATATCTTGGACCCATTTATCAAATCAGCATCACTCAGAATCCTATACAACAATAGGGAACTGACTAATGGGTCAGAGCTCAAGCCGTCACAAGTAGTCAATGAACCAAGGATTGAGATTGCTGGGCGTGACATGAGGACCCTTTACACTTTG GTGATGGTGGATCCTGACTCACCGAGTCCAAGCAATCCAACCAAAAGAGAATACCTTCATTG GTTGGTGACAGATATTCCAGAATCAACAAATGTAAGCTTTG GAAATGAGGTAGTAAGCTATGAAAGTCCAAAGCCAACTGCTGGAATACATCGCTTTGTCTTTATCCTCTTCCGCCAATCCGTCCGGCAGACTATTTATGCACCAGGATGGAGACCAAATTTCAACACAAGAGACTTCTCAGCACTTTATAATCTAGGACCACCCGTGGCCTCAGTGTTCTTCAACTGCCAAAGGGAGAACGGGTGTGGTGGCAGACGATACATTAGATGA
- the LOC101756121 gene encoding vesicle transport protein GOT1, with product MAYEISEIKKIGIGLVGFGILFSFLGVILFFDRGLLALGNIFFLTGVGLLLGWQSMWQLFTKKANLKGSVPFFIGLFLLFVRWPVAGIIMELYGSFVLFSGYGPPIQAFLYQIPIIGWILQYPFQLFAQLRRKRA from the exons ATGGCCTACGAGATCAGTGAGATCAAAA AGATTGGCATAGGTCTGGTGGGATTTGGCATCCTATTCTCGTTCCTTGGTGTTATCCTTTTCTTCGATAGGGGCTTGTTGGCTCTGGGTAAT ATTTTCTTTTTGACTGGAGTGGGCCTATTACTTGGATGGCAATCTATGTGGCAACTTTTCACGAAGAAGGCAAACCTTAAG GGATCTGTACCTTTCTTCATTGGTCTGTTTCTTCTTTTTGTCCGTTGGCCTGTTGCTGGTATAATCATGGAACTATATGGATCTTTTGTGCTCTTCAG TGGTTATGGGCCTCCCATCCAGGCGTTCCTATATCAAATACCTATCATTGGTTGGATTCTGCAATATCCATTCCAG CTGTTTGCTCAGTTGAGGCGTAAGCGTGCTTGA